The sequence ATACCAGTTCCCCCTTGTGCCATTTGGCTTTTTGCAGTCGCTCTTTCTCTTCAGGGCTGGAGAACTCCTCACAGACAGCCGCCCAGCTCAGGTAAACCTCCATGGCAAAATATTCGGCATCAACCTGTTCAGCTTGCTCAAAAGCCATTGTATTATCTCCTTCTCTATGTTAATACTTGTTTCGGGATTGACCGGGTAAAATTTTTGTGCCGTGTTATACCCGGTCTAGGTTATGGGCGAAAGCTTCCACAACTGCCGCTCTACGCCCTCTGGCACATTCTCCGTTACCGGAGATGTTTCCACCTTCATATTGCACCGTTTCTTGAGGGCCGCGTATAGAATTGCCGGGGCGGGCATGGGAGTTACTTTCAGACCCTGGGGACGGTACTTTAGCAGCATCGGGCGGATAACGGTGCCTTCCCACCAGTCCCGGTAGAATTCAGTATCGGAGACCTTGTGAATATCGAGCTTACAGTATCCGGTCTTGGTGATATAATCAGCTGCAATCTTGGCTACCGTGTAGGGGTCGCTGCCGGGCGGGATGTTCAATTTATCTTCGATGAACTGAAATATCAGTTCCCCTTTGCGCCAGACGCACTTGTCCAAACGGGCCCGCTCTTCCGGAGTGGTGAACTCCAGATTCAAGGCCAGCCAGTTCAGGACCAGTTCCACCGCAAAAAACCTGGAATCGACGGTTTCGGCATAAGCCATAATGTTACCCCCCTTTTCATATTTATGCTTTTGTGTTTATACTACTCAGACAGAAACTGGCTGAGGTAAAACCCCTCTTCGCTCCAGCTCCTCGGCGACATAATCCAGATCTATTTCTTCCAGGGCTTCTCTGGTGGGAATACCTTCCGCGGTGTATCCCATGGCTTTGTTAGTCTCTGCTATCGCCTTGCTGATCTCATCTCGATTCACCGGCGGTAATATACCAGCCGGGTCGTGGAAGAAACGGGCAGGCAGGTCATCCGCCCTTTGCCGCTCTCCCAGGATGGCATTGTAAGCCCGGGTAAGAGCTCTTACCCGGCGCACGCCTTTCTCGATGCTGTCCGCGTCCGCATTCATACCGGTAGCCAGTAGTAACAGTTCCGCCACATCCCAGTCGCGAATTAAGATATCCGGCCTCGCTACTGACCAGAAATAGCATAGCCCCACGCAGTCGGCCAGCGTGTTGTGTTCGCCAGGCATGTCCATGTATTTTTTCCAGTCCGGTGGATATGTCCAGTTGACTGCCTCAGCGTATTTGTCACCTTCTCCCTCGCCGCCTCCTTCTATCCCCACGGTGCCGCCCCACTTGCTGTTATCCTGCCGGTCGCTAAGCAGGTAGCTGGAAGCCATGCCGGGACGCATCGTCTGTCCCCGGGGTTCGAGCTTACGGATGTGGACAGCGTATTCCTCGGCTCCCCGGCCAATCCTCCGGGCTGCCTCATAGGTACCATCAGCCAGGACATCACCGATTCCTTCCCGGCGCGCAATCTTCTCCAGCAGAGCGGGAAGGACTTCCGGGTTACCCCATTCCAGTACCATGCCATCAGTATCTTCTTTGGTGAGGATGCCCTTCTGGTAAAGGTCAATGGCAAAAGCGGCAGCGGCCGGCGCTGAACCGACGTCAAGTCCGTATCTCTGGGCTAAGGAAGCGCAGCGGAGATTGAAGTCATAATCCTGAACATCCGCCGCGGCTGTAAAGCGGAATGGTGACCGGCACTTTATGAAAACAGGGTGTTCATCGGGGAAATGAGGCGAACAAATACATTTCTTGGCGCAATTGTAGCAGCCTATTCTCCGGGCTTCCCGCTTGTCCAGAAAGTCCATGTGGGACTTCCCTGCGTCTTCCCACGGCTTGAACAGCTCGAAATTGCGGTAATGCGTGCCGTTCATGCGTGTTTTGTGGCTCCTGTTATGCTGCACCTCCATTATGTACTCAACATTCTTGTCAGACCGGGCCAGAATCTCGCTGCACAGTTCCAGGAAACGGGTTGGACTGGCCAGGTTGACATCTTTGGTGCCACGGACGGCGATGGCCTTCAGGTTCTTGTCACCCATAACAGCGCCGACGCCCGTCCGGCTCAGACTGCAGCCGGGTCCGTGCTCGATGGTGGCATAATGGACCTTGTTCTCACCGGCAGGGCCGATGCAAAGTGTCTGGACTTCTTCGCTCTTCAGCTCAGCCTGAATCATCAGCTGGGTCTGGAAAACGTCTTTTCCCCAGAGGTGACTGGCATCGCGGATTTCCACCTGGTCGTCATTGATATAGATATAAACCGGGGAGCTTGATTTTCCGGAGACGGTTACCGTGTCATAGCCGGCGAACTTCAGTTCGGGACCCCAGAAGCCTCCCATATTTGAATAGGCGAACAAGTTTGTCAGGGGAGACCTGGTGACCAGTGTAGTCCGGTTTGCGCCGGGTACGCTGGTGCCGACGAGGGGACCAGCCCCGAAGATTAGCAGGTTATCCGCGGAAAACGGTTCCGTTTCCGGCGGAACCCTGTCCCAGAACATCTTGGTAATCAGACCGCGCCCGCCCAGGAAGGCTTCATACATTTTACGGTCGCCGTCTATTTTTCTGATTATTCCTTTCGTAAGGTCAACTTCCAGCTGACCACCAGCCCATCCGTACCACATGACCATGCCTCCTCATTGTATTCGAAAGCGGATTTTGCGCGTTAGCTCATCTGCGGAACTCCCAATTCAATTCTACAAATTCCGCTTCTGGCTTGTCAATAAATTGCCGCATACCGGAGATTGAAAAGGTGGGAGGGAAGTAATTGCTTGGAGTAGTGGTGTGCGGGAAAGTTAGAGGGGCAGACGATTGCCACCGTTCTGCCCCTCTAACCGGTTTACTTTATTACATTACCCGTAAGGGTTCAGGTCTTTAGTACCCCAGTGATTTCTTCAGGTCTGTGTCTATCCAGAGGTACTTGGCCTGGCCCTGGTACTCACCGTAGCCAGTGGTCTGCTCACCGCTGTAGCCTTTCACCCACGGCTGCCAGGGGAGGTACTGATAAGGTGATGGCATGCCTATGTACCAGGCCTCTTCAACAGCGTGTTTGAAGAATTCTTTCATCAATGGCCAGGCTTCCTGCTCGTTGAGCATATAGACATTGAGGACTTTTTCACTGGTTTCAAGGGCCAGTGCGTCGTTCATGTTCGGCCAGCCTCCCTGCGTGTCCAGGGGGACGTTCCAATCCTCAAAAACAAAGGCTAAATGAGCGCTGTGGATCTCCCAGCCTGCCTCCTCGATAGACCTGTTCTTCGTCATGGTAGTAAAGACGGCATCCTCGACGACCCTGATAGTA comes from Dehalococcoidales bacterium and encodes:
- a CDS encoding aldehyde ferredoxin oxidoreductase N-terminal domain-containing protein, which gives rise to MWYGWAGGQLEVDLTKGIIRKIDGDRKMYEAFLGGRGLITKMFWDRVPPETEPFSADNLLIFGAGPLVGTSVPGANRTTLVTRSPLTNLFAYSNMGGFWGPELKFAGYDTVTVSGKSSSPVYIYINDDQVEIRDASHLWGKDVFQTQLMIQAELKSEEVQTLCIGPAGENKVHYATIEHGPGCSLSRTGVGAVMGDKNLKAIAVRGTKDVNLASPTRFLELCSEILARSDKNVEYIMEVQHNRSHKTRMNGTHYRNFELFKPWEDAGKSHMDFLDKREARRIGCYNCAKKCICSPHFPDEHPVFIKCRSPFRFTAAADVQDYDFNLRCASLAQRYGLDVGSAPAAAAFAIDLYQKGILTKEDTDGMVLEWGNPEVLPALLEKIARREGIGDVLADGTYEAARRIGRGAEEYAVHIRKLEPRGQTMRPGMASSYLLSDRQDNSKWGGTVGIEGGGEGEGDKYAEAVNWTYPPDWKKYMDMPGEHNTLADCVGLCYFWSVARPDILIRDWDVAELLLLATGMNADADSIEKGVRRVRALTRAYNAILGERQRADDLPARFFHDPAGILPPVNRDEISKAIAETNKAMGYTAEGIPTREALEEIDLDYVAEELERRGVLPQPVSV